One segment of Vogesella indigofera DNA contains the following:
- the pheT gene encoding phenylalanine--tRNA ligase subunit beta, with protein sequence MQFSEQWLRSRVNPSLSTDQLSYLLTMAGLEVEEVNAAAPAFSGVVVGEVKECEKHENADRLRVTKVDVGTGELVQIVCGAPNVAVGVKVPCALPGAILPGDFRIKPTKMRGVESGGMLCSGKELGVPDEVDGLMLLPADALIGQNIRDYLGLDDSLFTLKITPNRADCLSVRGIAREVAALTGSPLTAWDIAAVAPQTDSKLAVSIADGAPCGRYVGRVLKNVNAAAPTPEWMKRRLERSGLRSISAIVDITNYILLEQGQPMHAFDLDKIDGGITVRMAAAGEKLVCLNEKEIELTPELMVIADAAKPLAIAGIMGGLDSGVTTASHDIFLESAFFQPEAIAGKARALGFGSDSSYRYERGVDFALQTEAIERATALVLEICGGEPGPLTETVSALPARASVAVRTARVAKVLGISLAADEIAAIFTRLSLSFEQNTDGFVVSAPSFRFDIAIEEDLIEEIARVYGYDNIPANAPVAAQTMLPQPEGLRVRSEVRRLLAGRDFQEIVSYAFVEEKWERDFAGNTDPVRLINPIASQMSVMRSSLIGGLVDTLAANLNRKHSRVRVFEIARVFHKQADGSVQQPEVVAALAHGSRVDEQWGSKAERVDFYDIKADVEALLYPRVAEYRKAAHPAFHPGRCAEVLLDGAVVGVLGELHPQWVQAYGLTNAPVLFELAVEAVEQVGRVQLAPVSKFQPVRRDLALVVAEEVSAATLQQAMLAVAPEFVRELALFDLYRGKGVGEGKKSLAFRIVLQATDRTLVDDEVEQAVAAMLAAAEAAGAVLRA encoded by the coding sequence ATGCAATTTTCCGAACAATGGCTGCGCAGCCGCGTTAATCCGTCGCTGAGCACCGACCAGCTGTCCTACCTGCTGACCATGGCCGGCCTGGAAGTGGAAGAAGTCAACGCCGCCGCCCCCGCCTTCAGCGGCGTGGTGGTAGGTGAAGTGAAAGAGTGTGAAAAGCACGAAAACGCCGACCGTCTGCGCGTGACCAAGGTCGACGTCGGCACCGGCGAGCTGGTGCAGATCGTGTGCGGCGCGCCGAACGTGGCCGTGGGCGTGAAGGTGCCGTGCGCACTGCCGGGCGCCATCCTGCCGGGCGACTTCCGGATCAAGCCGACCAAGATGCGTGGCGTGGAGTCCGGCGGCATGCTGTGCTCCGGCAAGGAGCTGGGCGTGCCGGACGAGGTCGACGGCCTGATGTTGCTACCGGCTGACGCACTGATCGGCCAGAACATCCGCGACTACTTGGGCCTGGACGACAGCCTGTTCACCCTGAAAATCACGCCGAACCGTGCCGACTGCCTGTCGGTGCGTGGTATCGCCCGCGAAGTGGCGGCACTGACCGGTAGCCCGCTGACGGCGTGGGACATCGCCGCGGTGGCGCCGCAAACCGACAGCAAGCTGGCGGTCAGCATTGCCGATGGCGCACCGTGCGGCCGCTACGTTGGCCGCGTGCTGAAGAACGTCAACGCCGCGGCGCCGACACCGGAGTGGATGAAGCGCCGTCTGGAACGTTCCGGCCTGCGTTCCATCTCCGCCATCGTCGACATTACCAACTACATCCTGCTGGAGCAGGGCCAGCCGATGCACGCGTTTGATCTGGACAAGATCGACGGCGGCATTACCGTGCGCATGGCCGCTGCCGGCGAGAAGCTGGTGTGCCTCAACGAAAAAGAAATCGAGTTGACGCCGGAGCTGATGGTGATTGCCGATGCCGCCAAGCCTCTGGCTATCGCCGGCATCATGGGCGGCCTCGACAGCGGCGTCACCACCGCCAGCCACGACATCTTCCTGGAAAGCGCCTTCTTCCAGCCGGAAGCCATCGCCGGCAAGGCGCGCGCACTGGGCTTCGGCTCCGACTCCAGCTACCGCTACGAGCGCGGCGTGGATTTCGCACTGCAGACCGAAGCCATCGAGCGCGCCACCGCGCTGGTGCTGGAGATCTGCGGTGGTGAGCCCGGCCCGCTGACCGAAACCGTGTCGGCGCTGCCGGCACGCGCCAGCGTGGCGGTACGTACCGCTCGCGTCGCCAAGGTCCTGGGTATCTCCTTGGCTGCAGACGAGATCGCCGCCATCTTCACCCGTCTCAGCCTGTCGTTCGAGCAGAACACCGACGGCTTCGTGGTCAGCGCGCCGAGCTTCCGCTTCGATATCGCGATCGAGGAAGACCTGATCGAGGAAATCGCCCGCGTCTACGGCTACGACAATATCCCGGCCAACGCCCCGGTTGCCGCACAAACCATGCTGCCGCAGCCGGAAGGCCTGCGCGTGCGCAGCGAGGTACGTCGCCTGCTGGCTGGCCGCGATTTCCAGGAAATCGTCAGCTACGCCTTCGTGGAAGAAAAGTGGGAGCGCGATTTCGCCGGCAACACCGATCCGGTACGCCTGATCAACCCGATCGCCAGCCAGATGAGCGTGATGCGCTCCAGCCTGATCGGCGGTCTGGTGGATACCCTCGCGGCCAACCTCAACCGCAAGCACAGCCGTGTGCGCGTGTTCGAGATCGCCCGCGTGTTCCACAAACAAGCCGACGGCAGCGTGCAGCAGCCGGAAGTGGTCGCCGCTCTGGCGCACGGTAGCCGGGTCGACGAGCAGTGGGGCAGCAAGGCCGAGCGCGTCGATTTCTACGACATCAAGGCCGACGTCGAGGCGCTGCTGTATCCACGCGTTGCCGAATACCGCAAGGCCGCCCATCCGGCCTTCCACCCTGGCCGCTGCGCCGAGGTGCTGCTGGATGGCGCCGTGGTCGGCGTGCTGGGCGAGCTGCACCCGCAGTGGGTACAGGCCTACGGCCTGACCAACGCGCCGGTACTGTTCGAGCTGGCGGTCGAAGCGGTCGAGCAGGTCGGCCGCGTGCAACTGGCACCGGTCAGCAAGTTCCAGCCGGTCCGTCGTGACCTGGCGCTGGTGGTAGCGGAAGAGGTGAGTGCCGCCACGCTGCAGCAGGCGATGCTGGCGGTTGCGCCCGAGTTCGTGCGCGAGCTGGCGCTGTTCGACCTCTACCGTGGCAAGGGTGTGGGCGAGGGCAAGAAGAGCCTGGCGTTCCGCATCGTGCTGCAGGCGACCGACCGCACCCTGGTCGACGATGAAGTCGAGCAAGCGGTGGCCGCGATGCTGGCCGCGGCCGAAGCGGCCGGTGCCGTACTGCGCGCCTGA
- the pheS gene encoding phenylalanine--tRNA ligase subunit alpha, with translation MSNVDVILKEGLAALDAAADLVELEQVKARYLGKSGALTELLKQLGKLSPEERKSAGATINAAKQAFETRHNEVRDGFNAAKLAAQLAAESLDVTLPGRGISPAGLHPVTLTLERITGLFATMGFEVADGPEIESDFHNFQALNIPENHPARAMQDTFYVEGGDVLRTHTSPIQVRYMLDNQPPIKIVAPGRVYRVDSDATHSPMFHQMEGLWIDQNVSFADLKATITEFLRRFFERDDMQVRFRPSFFPFTETSAEIDVLDEQGRWLEVGGSGMVHPNVLRNVGIDPEKYTGFAFGIGLDRFAMLRYGVNDLRLFFENDLTFLKQFN, from the coding sequence ATGAGCAATGTTGACGTGATTCTCAAGGAAGGTCTGGCGGCACTCGATGCTGCTGCCGATCTCGTTGAACTGGAACAGGTCAAGGCCCGCTATCTTGGTAAAAGCGGTGCCCTGACCGAGCTGCTGAAGCAGCTGGGCAAACTGTCGCCCGAAGAGCGCAAGAGTGCCGGCGCAACCATCAACGCCGCCAAGCAGGCGTTCGAGACCCGTCATAACGAAGTGCGCGACGGCTTCAATGCCGCCAAGCTGGCGGCACAGTTGGCCGCAGAGTCGCTGGACGTGACCCTGCCGGGCCGTGGCATCTCGCCGGCCGGGCTGCACCCGGTAACACTGACGCTGGAGCGCATCACCGGCCTGTTCGCCACCATGGGCTTCGAAGTGGCCGACGGCCCTGAAATCGAGAGCGATTTCCACAACTTCCAGGCGCTGAACATTCCGGAAAACCACCCGGCGCGTGCCATGCAGGACACCTTCTACGTCGAAGGCGGCGACGTGCTGCGTACCCATACCAGCCCGATCCAGGTGCGCTACATGCTGGATAACCAGCCGCCGATCAAGATCGTGGCCCCCGGGCGCGTCTACCGCGTGGATTCCGACGCCACCCACTCGCCGATGTTCCACCAGATGGAAGGCCTGTGGATCGACCAGAACGTGAGCTTCGCCGACCTGAAAGCCACCATCACCGAGTTCCTGCGCCGCTTCTTCGAGCGCGACGACATGCAGGTGCGCTTCCGCCCGTCCTTCTTCCCGTTCACCGAGACCTCGGCCGAGATCGACGTGCTGGACGAGCAGGGCCGCTGGCTGGAAGTCGGCGGTAGCGGCATGGTGCACCCGAACGTGCTGCGCAATGTCGGCATCGATCCGGAAAAATACACCGGCTTCGCCTTCGGTATCGGCCTCGACCGCTTTGCCATGCTGCGTTACGGCGTGAACGACCTGCGCTTGTTCTTCGAGAACGATCTAACGTTCCTGAAACAATTCAACTGA
- the rplT gene encoding 50S ribosomal protein L20, with translation MPRVKRGVTARARHKKILALAKGYRGRRKNVYRIAKQAVMKAGQYAYRDRRQKKRQFRQLWIARINAASRENGLPYSKFMNGLKKALIEIDRKVLADLAVFDKPAFAQIVEKAKAALA, from the coding sequence ATGCCACGCGTAAAACGCGGTGTAACCGCACGTGCTCGTCACAAGAAAATCTTAGCTCTGGCGAAAGGCTATCGCGGCCGCCGGAAGAACGTCTATCGCATCGCCAAACAGGCGGTGATGAAAGCCGGTCAGTACGCCTACCGCGACCGTCGCCAGAAAAAGCGTCAGTTCCGTCAACTGTGGATTGCTCGTATCAACGCCGCTTCGCGTGAAAACGGCCTGCCATACAGCAAGTTCATGAACGGCCTGAAGAAAGCGCTGATCGAAATCGACCGTAAGGTCCTGGCCGATCTGGCCGTGTTCGATAAGCCGGCATTTGCTCAAATCGTTGAAAAAGCAAAAGCCGCCCTCGCTTAA
- the rpmI gene encoding 50S ribosomal protein L35, giving the protein MPKMKTKSSAKKRLKVLGNGGVKRSMAFKRHILTKKTTKTKRQLRGTAMVDSTNMASVRKMMPYA; this is encoded by the coding sequence ATGCCGAAAATGAAAACCAAGTCGAGCGCGAAGAAGCGTCTCAAAGTATTGGGCAACGGTGGTGTCAAGCGCTCTATGGCGTTCAAGCGTCATATCCTGACCAAGAAAACCACCAAAACCAAACGTCAATTGCGCGGTACTGCCATGGTAGATAGCACCAACATGGCTTCCGTTCGCAAAATGATGCCCTACGCTTAA